One Vanessa cardui chromosome 17, ilVanCard2.1, whole genome shotgun sequence DNA window includes the following coding sequences:
- the LOC124537029 gene encoding protein spaetzle 4 isoform X1: MRLAIAFLFVVTWTAAHGYDYASACARPYRSKRAKPVPDVPCDLSKQSYCTTPGNSYPWHAIRRFIRENQGLMRRMYGEERHIAVLKAELENFIDDDDDDRGSDFSEDLIKTKMLYTKKTQGRAMKDKPHFRPIQSNEKQKKVDNDTLKVKPLDTLNSTSKNKDNQNETNNEASNDDKGMSYKTKLESIANIEINNLDPDVITLEAVIKQSIEANSIYTNFSGTSKSEILSSDIKNSTERNTIATTTEMIVNTTESNDEQYDDITTETGKDGWKSNADASTLPPTLLFSEHEKVKVDRIDTKENEKKEEFHPKPVVHQETMRPSVIKLRGANACETKEEMAAPFWANSTRGEMLALLNMYPFEQYIHLETCVHKHKQMYCREGCRCEQQFRLHRLLAYDPRNECRGIFADWFKFPACCVCKCYDVPLEFRARSPRILHPQYDEEVKRLIYEDVARDWYTMSYEDPDELY, encoded by the exons ATGCGTCTCGCGATCGCCTTTCTGTTTGTG GTGACATGGACAGCAGCTCATGGCTACGACTATGCCTCGGCGTGTGCGCGGCCCTACCGCTCCAAACGCGCCAAACCTGTACCCGACGTGCCGTGTGATCTGAGCAAGCAAAGCTACTGCACCACACCCGGCAATAGCTACCCTTGGCATGCGATACGACGATTCATCAGGGAGAATCAG GGTCTAATGAGAAGAATGTACGGGGAGGAACGTCACATCGCTGTACTTAAAGCTGAATTAGAAAATTTCATTGACGATGACGACGATGACAGAGGCAGCGATTTTTCGGAAGaccttataaaaacaaaaatgttgtaTACAAAGAAAACCCAAGGACGTGCCATGAAAGACAAACCACATTTTAGACCAATTCaatcaaatgaaaaacaaaagaaagttgaTAACGATACCTTAAAAGTGAAGCCTTTAGATACTTTGAATAGTACCAGTAAAAACAAAGACAaccaaaatgaaacaaataatgaaGCATCAAACGACGACAAGGGTATGTCGTACAAAACTAAGCTCGAAAGTATAGCGAATATTGAAATCAATAATTTAGATCCAGACGTAATTACTCTAGAAGCAGTCATAAAACAAAGTATTGAGGCAAACAGTATATACACAAACTTCTCTGGTACGTCAAAGAGTGAAATACTGTCTTccgatattaaaaatagtacagAAAGGAATACAATTGCAACAACAACAGAAATGATAGTGAATACTACAGAAAGTAATGATGAACAATACGATGACATAACAACAGAAACGGGTAAGGATGGTTGGAAGAGTAATGCTGATGCATCGACTTTACCTCCAACGTTACTATTTTCTGAACATGAAAAAGTTAAAGTCGATCGTATTGATACGAAAGAAAATGAGAAAAAAGAAGAGTTTCATCCAAAACCAGTCGTACATCAGGAAACAATGCGACCATCTGTCATTAAGCTACGAGGAGC AAATGCATGCGAAACCAAGGAAGAGATGGCAGCACCTTTCTGGGCGAACAGCACGCGTGGGGAGATGCTGGCTCTCCTCAACATGTATCCCTTCGAGCAGTACATACACCTGGAGACGTGCGTGCACAAGCACAAACAAATGTACTGCAGAGAAGGGTGCAG ATGTGAACAGCAGTTTCGTCTCCATCGCTTGCTGGCTTACGACCCGCGTAACGAATGTCGCGGCATCTTTGCGGACTGGTTCAAATTCCCAGCGTGTTGTGTGTGCAAGTGCTACGACGTGCCTCTTGAGTTCCGCGCTCGGTCACCCAGGATCCTGCACCCTCAGTACGACGAAGAAGTTAAAAGACTGATCTATGAGGACGTGGCGAGAGACTGGTACACCATGTCCTATGAGGACCCCGatgaattatattga
- the LOC124537029 gene encoding uncharacterized protein LOC124537029 isoform X2, with product MRRMYGEERHIAVLKAELENFIDDDDDDRGSDFSEDLIKTKMLYTKKTQGRAMKDKPHFRPIQSNEKQKKVDNDTLKVKPLDTLNSTSKNKDNQNETNNEASNDDKGMSYKTKLESIANIEINNLDPDVITLEAVIKQSIEANSIYTNFSGTSKSEILSSDIKNSTERNTIATTTEMIVNTTESNDEQYDDITTETGKDGWKSNADASTLPPTLLFSEHEKVKVDRIDTKENEKKEEFHPKPVVHQETMRPSVIKLRGANACETKEEMAAPFWANSTRGEMLALLNMYPFEQYIHLETCVHKHKQMYCREGCRCEQQFRLHRLLAYDPRNECRGIFADWFKFPACCVCKCYDVPLEFRARSPRILHPQYDEEVKRLIYEDVARDWYTMSYEDPDELY from the exons ATGAGAAGAATGTACGGGGAGGAACGTCACATCGCTGTACTTAAAGCTGAATTAGAAAATTTCATTGACGATGACGACGATGACAGAGGCAGCGATTTTTCGGAAGaccttataaaaacaaaaatgttgtaTACAAAGAAAACCCAAGGACGTGCCATGAAAGACAAACCACATTTTAGACCAATTCaatcaaatgaaaaacaaaagaaagttgaTAACGATACCTTAAAAGTGAAGCCTTTAGATACTTTGAATAGTACCAGTAAAAACAAAGACAaccaaaatgaaacaaataatgaaGCATCAAACGACGACAAGGGTATGTCGTACAAAACTAAGCTCGAAAGTATAGCGAATATTGAAATCAATAATTTAGATCCAGACGTAATTACTCTAGAAGCAGTCATAAAACAAAGTATTGAGGCAAACAGTATATACACAAACTTCTCTGGTACGTCAAAGAGTGAAATACTGTCTTccgatattaaaaatagtacagAAAGGAATACAATTGCAACAACAACAGAAATGATAGTGAATACTACAGAAAGTAATGATGAACAATACGATGACATAACAACAGAAACGGGTAAGGATGGTTGGAAGAGTAATGCTGATGCATCGACTTTACCTCCAACGTTACTATTTTCTGAACATGAAAAAGTTAAAGTCGATCGTATTGATACGAAAGAAAATGAGAAAAAAGAAGAGTTTCATCCAAAACCAGTCGTACATCAGGAAACAATGCGACCATCTGTCATTAAGCTACGAGGAGC AAATGCATGCGAAACCAAGGAAGAGATGGCAGCACCTTTCTGGGCGAACAGCACGCGTGGGGAGATGCTGGCTCTCCTCAACATGTATCCCTTCGAGCAGTACATACACCTGGAGACGTGCGTGCACAAGCACAAACAAATGTACTGCAGAGAAGGGTGCAG ATGTGAACAGCAGTTTCGTCTCCATCGCTTGCTGGCTTACGACCCGCGTAACGAATGTCGCGGCATCTTTGCGGACTGGTTCAAATTCCCAGCGTGTTGTGTGTGCAAGTGCTACGACGTGCCTCTTGAGTTCCGCGCTCGGTCACCCAGGATCCTGCACCCTCAGTACGACGAAGAAGTTAAAAGACTGATCTATGAGGACGTGGCGAGAGACTGGTACACCATGTCCTATGAGGACCCCGatgaattatattga